One genomic region from bacterium encodes:
- a CDS encoding ADP-ribosylglycohydrolase family protein, giving the protein MKIELFKLNEIKDRLHQFENWYRYKKELGADLSYIEQEAMRDFDKLIKRTKRLKEGITTAYIEPMSLHQIRVTRPKGPRILPMTLSQEELLNKIFGGWLGRGAGCVLGIPVEGFDKAQIAKFCEFIGQSYPLDDFFINIPFQQYQQLHYGTTPMNKFIRDQIEYLGADDDLAYTILNLVIIEKYGFKFTNKDVGKEWLDRLPIACTAEEVALTNLRRGIMPPKSARVDNPFAEWIGADIRSDIWGYTTPGLPELAAEFAYRDASVSHIKNGVYGAMFFSATISAAFVESDIDTLIEIGLSEIPANCRLAEAIRLTVQWYRDSGNNWEVTRQKIDDRYGYLHMADTIQNACFTILGLLHGKLDFTKTLAYTVMAGYDTDCTGATAGSILGIILGANQIPKKWYQRFNDRIISYVRGMEDNRISELAQRTLAVAQKVTRHYRKPGN; this is encoded by the coding sequence ATGAAAATTGAGTTATTTAAATTAAATGAAATTAAAGATAGATTACATCAGTTTGAGAATTGGTATCGATATAAAAAAGAACTTGGTGCGGATTTAAGCTATATTGAACAAGAAGCTATGCGCGATTTCGATAAATTAATCAAAAGAACGAAACGGCTGAAAGAAGGGATTACCACCGCGTATATCGAACCGATGTCGTTGCATCAAATTCGGGTAACTCGACCTAAAGGTCCACGTATATTACCAATGACTTTATCCCAGGAAGAATTATTGAACAAAATTTTTGGCGGCTGGCTCGGGCGTGGGGCGGGTTGCGTGCTGGGAATCCCAGTTGAAGGATTCGATAAAGCTCAAATTGCGAAATTCTGCGAGTTTATTGGTCAGTCCTATCCGCTGGATGATTTTTTTATCAATATACCGTTTCAGCAATATCAGCAATTGCATTATGGAACAACTCCGATGAATAAGTTTATTCGCGACCAGATTGAATATCTTGGTGCAGATGATGATTTAGCATATACCATACTAAATTTAGTAATTATCGAAAAATACGGTTTCAAGTTCACCAACAAAGATGTTGGTAAAGAATGGCTTGACCGATTACCTATCGCTTGCACCGCGGAAGAAGTTGCCTTAACTAATTTACGTCGCGGCATTATGCCGCCGAAATCTGCCAGGGTTGATAATCCGTTTGCAGAATGGATTGGTGCGGATATTCGGTCGGACATCTGGGGATATACAACCCCGGGACTACCGGAACTTGCTGCGGAATTCGCTTATCGCGATGCTTCCGTGTCTCATATTAAAAATGGTGTTTATGGCGCAATGTTTTTCAGTGCGACTATTTCCGCTGCATTTGTTGAATCTGATATTGATACCTTAATTGAAATTGGGTTATCCGAAATTCCTGCTAACTGTAGGTTAGCGGAAGCGATTCGATTAACGGTTCAATGGTATCGAGATTCTGGGAATAATTGGGAGGTAACCCGTCAGAAAATTGATGACCGATATGGTTACCTACATATGGCAGATACAATCCAGAACGCGTGTTTCACCATTTTAGGGCTCCTTCACGGTAAGCTTGACTTTACGAAAACGCTCGCTTATACTGTTATGGCAGGATATGATACCGATTGCACCGGTGCCACCGCCGGGTCGATTCTCGGAATTATCCTTGGTGCAAACCAGATTCCGAAAAAATGGTATCAGCGGTTTAATGACCGGATTATTAGTTATGTTCGCGGAATGGAAGATAACCGAATATCGGAATTAGCTCAGCGAACATTGGCGGTCGCCCAGAAGGTGACGCGTCATTATAGAAAACCAGGAAATTGA